A genomic segment from Neobacillus sp. YX16 encodes:
- a CDS encoding tetratricopeptide repeat protein: MDKNQLGVQYMQEGKWEEAAKIFNEVIEENPQDPIAYINFGNVLSAVGDDEKALKFYQKAIQLDENTAAAYYSAGTIYFSNDKFEQAKKMFETAMKKGLHTSDNYFMLGLTLVQLDQGKFALPYLQRSVELNEEDAEARFQYGLCLAQLELIDEAIVQLERCIELDAEHTDALYNLGVSYAFKEKADKALAMFDKALEIQPDHLLAGHAKKLIESAR, encoded by the coding sequence ATGGATAAAAACCAATTAGGTGTTCAATACATGCAAGAAGGCAAGTGGGAAGAGGCAGCAAAGATTTTTAATGAGGTCATCGAAGAAAACCCGCAAGATCCGATTGCCTACATAAATTTTGGTAATGTGCTTTCCGCTGTTGGCGATGATGAGAAAGCGTTGAAATTTTACCAAAAGGCCATTCAATTAGATGAAAATACTGCAGCCGCTTACTATAGTGCTGGTACAATATATTTTAGTAACGACAAATTTGAACAAGCTAAAAAGATGTTTGAAACCGCTATGAAAAAAGGGCTTCATACCAGCGATAATTATTTCATGCTCGGTTTGACCCTTGTGCAGCTTGATCAGGGGAAATTTGCACTGCCCTATTTACAAAGAAGTGTCGAACTAAATGAAGAGGACGCGGAAGCAAGATTCCAATATGGTTTATGTCTTGCACAGCTAGAATTAATTGATGAGGCCATTGTTCAACTCGAAAGATGCATTGAATTAGATGCTGAACATACGGACGCTCTTTATAACCTAGGTGTGTCTTATGCTTTTAAAGAGAAAGCAGACAAAGCGCTGGCCATGTTCGATAAAGCCCTTGAGATTCAGCCGGACCATCTGTTAGCAGGACACGCGAAAAAGTTGATTGAATCAGCAAGATAA
- the mnmA gene encoding tRNA 2-thiouridine(34) synthase MnmA — protein MEKREPKDIRVVVGMSGGVDSSVAALLLKQQGYDVIGIFMKNWDDTDDTGFCTATEDYNDVIRVCNQIGIPYYGVNFEKQYWDKVFTYFLEEYKAGRTPNPDVMCNKEIKFKAFLEHAVNLGADYLATGHYSQVEYRDGEYKMLRGKDENKDQTYFLNQLNQEQLSKVMFPIGNLDKPRVREIAKEANLATATKKDSTGICFIGERNFKEFLGQYLPAQPGNMETMDGEVKGKHEGLMYHTIGQRHGLGIGGSGEPWFAIGKDLKRNILYVGQGFHNEKLYSESIIADNVSWVSNREKPAEFTCTAKFRYRQEDSKVTVQLMDDNKVRVIFDEPIRAVTPGQAVVFYNGDECLGGGTIDKVYKDGQRLTYVG, from the coding sequence ATGGAAAAAAGAGAACCAAAGGATATTCGAGTGGTGGTCGGTATGTCGGGAGGCGTTGACTCCTCAGTCGCAGCATTGTTGTTAAAACAGCAAGGCTATGATGTCATCGGAATCTTTATGAAAAACTGGGATGATACCGACGACACTGGATTCTGCACAGCAACGGAGGATTACAACGATGTCATTCGTGTTTGCAATCAAATCGGTATTCCTTATTACGGTGTAAATTTTGAAAAACAATACTGGGACAAGGTATTCACCTATTTCCTAGAAGAATATAAGGCGGGAAGAACGCCAAACCCGGATGTTATGTGTAATAAAGAAATTAAATTTAAAGCCTTTCTTGAGCATGCAGTGAACTTAGGTGCTGATTATCTGGCAACGGGTCATTACTCTCAAGTTGAATATCGAGACGGAGAGTACAAAATGCTCCGCGGTAAAGATGAAAATAAAGACCAAACGTATTTCTTAAATCAATTGAATCAAGAGCAGCTAAGTAAAGTTATGTTTCCAATAGGTAATTTGGATAAGCCAAGAGTTCGTGAAATTGCTAAAGAAGCAAATCTAGCAACTGCGACGAAAAAAGATAGCACAGGAATCTGCTTTATTGGAGAACGTAACTTTAAGGAGTTCCTTGGTCAGTACCTTCCAGCTCAGCCAGGAAACATGGAAACAATGGATGGAGAGGTTAAGGGGAAACATGAAGGCTTGATGTACCATACAATCGGACAGCGTCATGGCTTAGGAATCGGCGGTTCAGGTGAGCCTTGGTTTGCAATTGGCAAAGATTTAAAAAGAAATATCCTTTACGTCGGACAAGGATTTCATAATGAAAAACTGTATTCTGAATCGATTATCGCTGATAACGTAAGCTGGGTATCTAATCGCGAAAAGCCTGCAGAATTTACATGTACTGCTAAATTCAGGTACCGTCAGGAAGACAGTAAAGTGACGGTACAGCTTATGGACGATAATAAAGTCAGAGTGATTTTTGATGAACCGATCCGTGCAGTAACCCCTGGACAGGCTGTTGTTTTTTACAATGGTGATGAATGTTTAGGCGGCGGTACCATTGATAAAGTTTATAAAGATGGACAACGTTTAACATATGTAGGATAA
- a CDS encoding cysteine desulfurase family protein → MERIYLDHAATTPMHPRVIEKMMEVMSHNFGNPSSIHSFGREARHYIDSARETLAKSIGAKENEIIFTSGGTEADNMALFGVAESYQQKGKHIITTQIEHHAVLHACHRLEKMGIEVTYLPVDETGIISLDDLKKALREDTILVSIMYGNNEVGSLQPIKEIGELLKSHQALFHTDAVQAYGIEEINVDDLNVDLLSVSAHKINGPKGTGFLFVRDKVKLVPRAYGGEQERKRRAGTENVAAIVGFQEAAIVAAQERSAKREKYQEFKKTFIEHLAEHNVKFSINGLLETSLPHVLNLSFPGTNVEAMLVNLDLAGIAVSSGSACTAGSVEPSHVLVAMFGKESDVLINSIRFSFGFNTTEEQIIKAAEETARIVSRLKK, encoded by the coding sequence ATGGAAAGAATCTATCTCGACCATGCTGCTACCACTCCGATGCACCCAAGGGTAATTGAAAAGATGATGGAAGTTATGAGCCATAACTTTGGTAATCCATCAAGTATTCATTCTTTCGGAAGAGAAGCACGACATTATATAGACTCAGCACGAGAAACCTTGGCTAAGAGTATTGGCGCAAAAGAAAATGAGATTATTTTTACAAGCGGCGGGACAGAAGCTGATAATATGGCTTTATTTGGTGTTGCTGAAAGCTATCAGCAAAAAGGGAAGCACATTATCACGACTCAAATTGAACACCATGCAGTACTGCATGCATGCCATCGATTAGAAAAAATGGGCATTGAGGTAACCTATCTGCCAGTTGATGAAACTGGGATTATCTCACTTGATGACCTTAAAAAGGCATTAAGGGAAGATACCATATTGGTGTCAATCATGTACGGAAATAATGAAGTGGGATCACTACAGCCTATAAAGGAAATTGGAGAACTTCTCAAATCTCATCAGGCATTGTTTCACACAGATGCTGTCCAGGCGTATGGAATAGAAGAAATTAATGTGGATGATCTCAATGTAGATTTATTGTCTGTTTCCGCCCATAAGATTAATGGTCCGAAGGGAACGGGGTTTCTTTTTGTACGTGACAAGGTAAAGTTGGTTCCTCGTGCTTATGGCGGTGAACAGGAACGAAAAAGACGAGCTGGAACGGAAAATGTTGCAGCCATTGTCGGTTTTCAAGAAGCGGCAATAGTCGCAGCACAAGAACGCTCTGCGAAACGAGAAAAGTATCAAGAATTTAAAAAAACCTTTATAGAACACTTGGCTGAACATAATGTAAAGTTTTCCATAAACGGATTGCTTGAAACTTCCCTGCCTCATGTATTAAACTTAAGCTTTCCGGGAACGAACGTGGAGGCGATGCTGGTGAATCTTGATTTAGCTGGGATAGCTGTATCAAGTGGTTCTGCCTGCACTGCGGGTTCTGTTGAACCTTCACATGTCCTGGTTGCCATGTTTGGTAAAGAATCAGATGTATTAATCAATTCTATCCGTTTTAGCTTTGGTTTTAACACAACAGAAGAGCAAATCATCAAGGCAGCTGAAGAAACGGCAAGAATTGTGTCACGTCTGAAAAAATAG
- a CDS encoding Rrf2 family transcriptional regulator: MRISTKGRYGLTIMIELAKNQGEGPTSLKSIAQANQLSEHYLEQLIAPLRNAGLVKSIRGAYGGYILADVPSKITAGDVIRVLEGPITLVEGIEDEEPAQRELWIRIRDAIKSVLDNTTLEDLASHSNDEDTDGYMFYI; the protein is encoded by the coding sequence ATGAGAATTTCAACAAAAGGGCGATATGGATTGACAATAATGATAGAACTAGCGAAAAATCAAGGAGAGGGGCCAACTTCTCTTAAATCAATTGCTCAAGCAAACCAATTATCTGAACATTATCTAGAACAGCTTATTGCTCCACTTAGAAATGCAGGATTAGTAAAAAGCATCCGAGGTGCTTATGGTGGATATATTCTCGCTGATGTTCCTTCTAAAATTACTGCTGGTGATGTCATTCGTGTACTTGAAGGACCCATTACACTTGTGGAAGGAATCGAAGATGAGGAGCCGGCTCAGCGTGAGCTTTGGATCCGTATTCGTGATGCCATTAAATCTGTTCTCGACAATACTACACTTGAAGATTTAGCAAGCCATAGTAACGATGAGGATACAGATGGTTATATGTTTTATATTTAA
- a CDS encoding replication-associated recombination protein A encodes MQQKPLAFRMRPRTIEEVVGQQHLVADNKIIARMVKAKQLTSMILYGPPGIGKTSIASAIAGSTKYAFRTLNAVTSNKKDMEIVAAEAKMSGKVILLLDEVHRLDKGKQDFLLPFLENGMITLIGATTSNPYHAINPAIRSRCQIFELKPLTPDEVKLALIRAIEDEERGFGKLQIDITEEALTHFATASNGDVRSSLNALELAVLSTDKDDEEAIHIDLKSAEECMQKKSYGSDKDGDGHYDVLSAFQKSIRGSDVNAALHYLGRLIEAGDLQSISRRLLVIAYEDVGLASPQAGARTLAAIETSERIGFPEARIPLANAVIELCLSPKSNSAVIAISEALADIQKGNIGEVPDHLRDAHYKGAKELGRGIGYLYPHDYESGWVPQQYLPNRLKNKQYYHPKKTGKFEQAMAMVYEKLLRKK; translated from the coding sequence ATGCAGCAAAAGCCGCTAGCATTTCGAATGCGCCCTAGAACAATTGAAGAAGTCGTTGGACAGCAGCATCTAGTGGCAGATAATAAAATTATTGCCAGAATGGTGAAGGCTAAACAGCTGACATCGATGATTTTATATGGACCGCCAGGAATAGGTAAAACCTCCATTGCCAGTGCGATTGCCGGCAGTACCAAATATGCCTTCCGTACTCTTAACGCTGTCACCAGCAATAAAAAGGACATGGAAATCGTCGCAGCAGAGGCAAAAATGTCTGGAAAAGTCATCCTGCTTCTGGATGAAGTCCACAGACTTGATAAAGGAAAACAGGATTTCCTATTACCATTTTTAGAAAATGGTATGATAACACTTATTGGTGCAACTACAAGTAATCCTTATCATGCTATTAATCCTGCGATTCGCAGCAGATGTCAAATTTTCGAACTCAAACCCTTAACCCCAGATGAGGTGAAACTTGCCTTAATACGTGCAATTGAGGACGAAGAACGCGGTTTCGGAAAGCTGCAGATAGATATTACGGAAGAAGCCTTAACTCATTTTGCCACCGCATCCAATGGAGATGTCCGCAGCTCCCTGAATGCCCTAGAATTAGCTGTTCTATCAACCGACAAGGATGACGAGGAAGCTATCCATATCGATTTAAAAAGTGCAGAAGAATGCATGCAAAAGAAAAGCTATGGCTCGGATAAAGACGGAGATGGGCACTATGATGTGCTTTCGGCATTCCAGAAATCAATTCGCGGAAGTGATGTAAATGCAGCTTTGCATTACCTTGGGAGATTAATTGAAGCCGGAGATCTGCAAAGTATTAGCAGAAGATTACTGGTTATTGCCTACGAAGATGTTGGTCTAGCAAGTCCACAGGCAGGTGCACGCACATTGGCCGCCATAGAAACCTCTGAAAGAATTGGTTTTCCCGAAGCTAGAATCCCCCTGGCTAACGCTGTCATTGAATTATGTTTGTCGCCTAAATCCAATTCAGCCGTGATTGCAATTAGTGAGGCCCTTGCTGATATCCAAAAAGGAAACATCGGGGAAGTGCCAGATCATTTACGTGACGCTCACTATAAAGGCGCAAAAGAGCTGGGAAGAGGAATTGGCTACTTATATCCACATGACTATGAATCTGGCTGGGTTCCGCAGCAATACCTGCCGAACAGATTAAAAAACAAACAATACTACCACCCCAAGAAAACCGGGAAATTTGAACAAGCAATGGCAATGGTATATGAAAAATTATTACGAAAAAAATAA
- a CDS encoding ABC transporter permease: MINLIRNELMKIFRRPGTYVMIGILVVIVSITGVFMKYNLVEEEPNVTEDWKPVLQQENEALKSQLESSLIKLEQDYYKKQIAINEYRLAHDIPFREKYNVWSFVKDSSELILLAGLFTIVVSAGIVASEFNWGTIKLLLIRPINRSKILLSKYLTVLLFALLMIGILFGFSAILGAILFGFPEQTLPYLNYFNGKVTEQHIIVYLIIYYGLGSIDMIMLTTMAFMISSVFRNSSLAIGLSLFLMFTGSQFTALISMKFDWAKYILFANTNLMQYIEGTPLLEGMTMSFSIIMLIIYFVIFQFLAFYVFNKRDVAA; the protein is encoded by the coding sequence ATGATTAATTTAATTCGTAATGAATTAATGAAAATTTTTAGAAGACCAGGAACCTATGTAATGATTGGGATACTAGTAGTGATTGTCTCTATCACAGGTGTCTTTATGAAGTATAACCTAGTTGAAGAAGAACCTAATGTCACGGAAGATTGGAAACCAGTACTGCAACAGGAAAATGAAGCATTGAAAAGCCAACTAGAATCTAGTCTAATAAAATTGGAGCAGGATTACTATAAGAAACAAATTGCTATCAATGAATACAGGTTAGCGCATGATATTCCTTTTAGAGAAAAGTATAATGTCTGGTCTTTTGTAAAAGACAGTTCAGAGCTTATTCTTTTAGCCGGTTTGTTTACGATAGTAGTGTCCGCAGGAATTGTTGCAAGTGAATTTAATTGGGGAACGATTAAGCTGCTGCTAATTCGGCCAATCAATCGAAGTAAAATATTACTGTCGAAATATCTAACTGTCTTGTTGTTTGCTTTGTTGATGATTGGAATCTTATTTGGTTTTTCAGCCATTCTGGGCGCTATTCTTTTCGGATTCCCAGAACAAACATTGCCGTATTTGAATTATTTCAATGGTAAAGTAACCGAGCAGCACATTATCGTTTACTTAATCATTTACTATGGATTAGGCTCGATTGATATGATTATGTTGACTACAATGGCCTTCATGATTTCATCTGTCTTCCGAAACAGTTCGCTTGCTATTGGATTATCATTATTTCTAATGTTTACGGGCAGTCAATTCACCGCTCTTATTTCAATGAAGTTTGATTGGGCAAAATACATTCTCTTTGCCAATACCAATCTAATGCAGTATATCGAGGGAACCCCGCTGCTTGAGGGGATGACGATGTCATTCTCGATTATCATGCTTATTATCTACTTCGTGATTTTTCAATTTTTGGCTTTTTATGTATTCAATAAGAGAGATGTTGCTGCTTAA
- a CDS encoding ABC transporter ATP-binding protein, with protein MESIVVLKDVTKVIKGRTIIDNISFEVNKGEVFGFLGPNGAGKTTTIRMIVGLMDITSGDITIDGYSIKSKFEDAVRHVGAIVENPEMYKFLSGYQNLIHYARMVKGISKEKINETVKLVGLSDRIHDKVKTYSLGMRQRLGLAQCLLHDPKVLILDEPTNGLDPAGIREIRDYIRRLARERNMAVIVSSHILSEMEMMCDRIGIIQNGSLIDVQLIQEFVHGTSASFEFEVIPSEKALTFMNTNFPTISVTHSRNGITMELAKNEVPAMVKVFVEEEIQVFGIREVSKTLEDRFLEVTADKGAIDHD; from the coding sequence TTGGAATCAATTGTAGTATTAAAAGATGTTACCAAAGTAATTAAAGGACGAACGATAATAGATAATATCAGCTTCGAAGTAAATAAAGGAGAAGTCTTCGGATTTCTTGGCCCCAATGGAGCGGGTAAAACAACCACGATTCGAATGATTGTCGGATTAATGGATATTACCTCAGGTGATATCACAATCGATGGTTATAGTATCAAATCAAAGTTTGAAGATGCGGTAAGACATGTTGGAGCCATTGTTGAAAATCCGGAAATGTACAAGTTTCTAAGCGGCTACCAAAACCTTATTCATTATGCGCGGATGGTGAAAGGGATATCCAAGGAAAAAATTAATGAAACTGTAAAGCTTGTGGGCTTATCGGATAGAATTCATGATAAAGTGAAGACCTATTCCCTGGGCATGCGGCAGCGATTAGGTTTGGCTCAATGTCTTTTGCATGATCCTAAAGTATTGATTTTGGATGAACCGACAAACGGACTGGATCCTGCAGGCATAAGAGAAATCCGTGATTACATACGCCGCCTTGCAAGGGAGAGAAATATGGCGGTGATAGTATCGAGCCATATTCTTTCAGAAATGGAAATGATGTGTGACCGCATTGGTATTATTCAAAATGGTAGTCTCATTGATGTTCAATTGATACAGGAATTTGTACATGGAACTAGTGCAAGTTTTGAATTTGAGGTTATTCCTAGTGAAAAAGCATTAACCTTTATGAATACTAACTTCCCTACTATCTCAGTAACTCATTCACGGAACGGTATTACCATGGAACTAGCAAAAAATGAAGTACCAGCAATGGTAAAGGTGTTCGTTGAAGAAGAAATTCAAGTGTTTGGGATTAGAGAAGTTTCCAAAACATTAGAGGACCGCTTCCTTGAAGTGACAGCAGATAAGGGGGCTATCGATCATGATTAA
- a CDS encoding tRNA threonylcarbamoyladenosine dehydratase yields the protein MLHQFSRNELAIGKEGLDIMKNSTVAVLGIGGVGSFAAEALARSGVGKLILVDKDTVDITNVNRQLIALLSTVGQEKAELMKERIKDINPDCEVIALKMFYTEETYEEFFKHGLDFVVDASDTIVYKIHLMKECLKRNIPIISSMGAANKMDPTRFKIADISKTHTDPIAKVIRTKLRKERIHKGIPVVFSDESPIVIREDVKKEVGNENAPIRKAQMPPSSNAFVPSACGLIMASYVVRELLADIKITRVSDEK from the coding sequence ATGCTGCATCAATTTTCTCGTAATGAACTTGCTATTGGCAAAGAAGGCCTAGATATTATGAAAAACAGTACTGTTGCTGTGCTAGGGATTGGCGGTGTCGGCTCATTTGCTGCTGAAGCACTTGCTCGTTCTGGAGTTGGAAAGCTGATACTAGTCGATAAGGATACAGTTGATATTACCAATGTCAACCGTCAGCTCATCGCCTTGCTATCAACGGTTGGACAAGAGAAAGCTGAACTTATGAAAGAGCGTATTAAAGATATTAATCCTGATTGTGAAGTCATCGCCTTAAAAATGTTTTATACAGAAGAGACATATGAAGAATTTTTTAAGCATGGTCTGGATTTTGTCGTTGACGCTTCTGATACCATTGTTTATAAAATTCATTTGATGAAAGAATGCTTAAAAAGAAATATTCCGATCATCTCGAGCATGGGAGCGGCCAATAAAATGGACCCAACTCGCTTCAAAATTGCTGATATTTCTAAAACACATACAGATCCAATCGCTAAGGTAATCCGCACGAAACTCCGCAAGGAAAGAATCCACAAGGGCATTCCAGTGGTCTTTTCGGATGAAAGCCCGATTGTTATTCGTGAGGATGTTAAAAAAGAGGTTGGGAATGAAAATGCTCCAATCCGTAAGGCACAAATGCCGCCATCCTCAAATGCCTTCGTTCCTTCTGCTTGCGGGTTGATTATGGCAAGCTATGTGGTTCGAGAGCTGTTAGCCGACATCAAAATTACAAGAGTATCTGACGAAAAATAA
- the aspS gene encoding aspartate--tRNA ligase, which produces MYGRTYFCGDVPESAIGEKVTLKGWVAKRRDLGGLIFIDLRDRTGIVQVVFNPDLSKEALQTAEKIRSEYVLDIQGTIIAREEGTINPNLKTGKIEVQAEMVTIINEAKTPPFTITDKTDASEDIRLKYRYLDFRRPVIFETLKMRHQVTKQIRDFLDSEGFLDIETPILTKSTPEGARDYLVPSRVHPGEFYALPQSPQLFKQLLMLGGIERYYQIARCFRDEDLRADRQPEFTQIDIETSFLGQEDILGLMEKMMTGLMKEVKGLEIPAPFPRMTYDEAMSRFGSDKPDTRFGLELVDLSEVVKDSGFKVFAAAVANGGQVKAINVKGGAEKYSRKDIDALTEFVGVYGAKGLAWLKVDAEGLKGPIAKFFAEEDSQALTTVLNAKEGDLLLFVADKKNVVADALGALRSKLGKELGLIDQSKFNFLWITDWPLLEYGEEEGRYYAAHHPFTMPVREDLPYLDTDPARVRAQAYDLVLNGYELGGGSLRIFERSVQEKMFKVLGFTSEESQEQFGFLLNAFEYGTPPHGGIALGLDRLVMLLSGSTNLRDTIAFPKTASAADLLTNAPGEVSEAQLKELHLSLNVTNKMNKTLS; this is translated from the coding sequence ATGTATGGGAGAACGTATTTTTGTGGCGATGTACCAGAGTCTGCAATTGGTGAGAAAGTAACACTTAAAGGCTGGGTAGCAAAACGCCGGGACCTAGGTGGATTAATTTTTATTGATTTACGCGATCGTACAGGTATTGTCCAAGTTGTTTTCAATCCGGATTTATCGAAAGAAGCACTGCAAACTGCGGAAAAGATTCGTAGTGAGTATGTTCTAGATATACAGGGGACGATAATTGCCCGTGAGGAAGGAACGATTAACCCAAATTTAAAAACTGGCAAAATTGAAGTTCAAGCTGAAATGGTAACGATTATTAACGAAGCGAAAACACCGCCGTTTACCATTACAGATAAAACGGATGCATCAGAGGATATTCGTCTTAAATACCGCTATTTAGATTTCCGTCGTCCGGTGATTTTTGAAACATTAAAAATGCGTCATCAAGTGACAAAGCAAATCAGAGATTTCCTTGACTCTGAAGGATTCCTAGATATTGAAACACCGATTTTAACAAAAAGTACTCCTGAGGGTGCACGTGACTATCTCGTTCCAAGCCGTGTACATCCTGGTGAGTTCTATGCACTTCCACAATCACCACAGTTATTCAAGCAGCTATTAATGCTTGGCGGGATTGAGCGTTATTATCAAATCGCACGCTGTTTCCGTGATGAAGACTTACGTGCTGACCGTCAGCCGGAGTTTACACAAATTGATATTGAAACAAGTTTCCTTGGTCAAGAGGATATCTTGGGCTTAATGGAAAAAATGATGACTGGGCTGATGAAGGAAGTAAAAGGACTTGAAATTCCTGCTCCGTTTCCACGAATGACCTATGATGAAGCGATGAGCCGTTTTGGTTCAGATAAACCAGATACTCGTTTTGGCCTTGAACTAGTTGATCTTTCTGAGGTTGTTAAAGATTCAGGTTTTAAAGTATTTGCAGCTGCTGTTGCTAATGGCGGTCAAGTAAAAGCCATTAATGTGAAAGGCGGGGCTGAGAAATACTCACGTAAGGATATTGATGCCCTAACAGAATTTGTAGGGGTTTATGGTGCAAAAGGTCTAGCTTGGCTGAAAGTAGACGCAGAGGGATTAAAAGGTCCGATTGCAAAGTTCTTTGCTGAAGAGGATTCCCAAGCGTTAACAACGGTTTTAAATGCTAAAGAGGGAGACTTACTATTATTCGTTGCCGACAAGAAAAATGTCGTTGCTGACGCTTTAGGTGCACTCCGCTCTAAGCTTGGAAAAGAATTAGGGTTAATCGACCAGAGTAAGTTTAACTTTTTATGGATTACAGATTGGCCGCTTCTTGAGTATGGTGAAGAAGAAGGACGTTACTATGCGGCCCATCATCCATTCACGATGCCGGTAAGAGAAGACTTGCCTTACTTAGATACAGACCCGGCTAGAGTTCGTGCACAGGCCTATGACCTTGTATTGAATGGTTATGAGCTCGGAGGCGGTTCACTGAGAATTTTTGAGCGTTCTGTTCAAGAAAAAATGTTTAAAGTTCTTGGTTTTACTTCTGAAGAGTCTCAAGAACAATTTGGTTTCTTGTTAAATGCTTTCGAATACGGTACGCCGCCACATGGCGGGATTGCTCTTGGTTTGGACCGTTTGGTTATGCTGCTGTCAGGCAGTACGAACCTGCGTGATACCATTGCTTTTCCAAAAACGGCAAGCGCCGCAGACTTGTTGACCAATGCACCAGGTGAAGTTTCAGAAGCCCAATTAAAAGAACTTCACTTATCACTAAATGTTACCAATAAAATGAATAAAACGCTTTCATAA
- the hisS gene encoding histidine--tRNA ligase: MSISIPRGTQDILPGEVEKWQLIEAKARELCEKYQYQEIRTPIFEHTDLFARGVGDTTDIVQKEMYSFDDRGGRSLTLRPEGTAAVVRAFVEKKMFGYPNQPVKLYYMGPMFRYERPQAGRFRQFVQFGIEALGSNDPAIDAEVISLAINLYMEMGLKKLKLVINSLGDKESRTAHRNALVNHFQPRIGEFCHDCQNRLEKNPLRILDCKQDHNHELMKSAPSIIDYLNDESKAYFEKLQKYLTQLDIAFVVDPNLVRGLDYYNHTAFEIMSDAEGFGAITTLCGGGRYNGLAEEMGGPETPGIGFAMSIERFLAALNAEGIELEINQGIDCYIASLGEEAKDYTVGLLQKLRLAGVSAERDYLNRKIKAQFKAADRLNAKYVAVLGDDELTNNKINLKNMATGEQEEIELTRFVEYFQELKR, translated from the coding sequence ATGTCTATTAGCATTCCAAGAGGCACACAGGATATTCTGCCTGGAGAGGTAGAAAAGTGGCAGCTGATTGAAGCAAAAGCGAGAGAGCTTTGTGAGAAATATCAATATCAAGAAATTCGGACTCCAATCTTTGAACATACAGATCTATTTGCAAGAGGTGTAGGTGATACCACTGATATTGTACAGAAAGAAATGTACTCATTTGATGATCGCGGCGGCCGCAGCCTTACGTTAAGACCAGAAGGAACAGCAGCAGTGGTAAGGGCATTTGTTGAGAAAAAAATGTTTGGTTATCCAAATCAGCCCGTTAAGCTTTATTATATGGGACCCATGTTTCGATACGAACGCCCACAGGCAGGACGCTTCCGTCAGTTTGTTCAATTTGGTATCGAAGCATTAGGCAGTAACGATCCTGCAATTGATGCAGAAGTCATTTCACTAGCAATCAATTTATACATGGAAATGGGCTTGAAAAAGCTAAAGCTTGTGATCAATAGTCTTGGAGATAAGGAGAGCAGAACCGCTCACCGCAATGCGTTAGTGAATCACTTTCAGCCGAGAATCGGGGAGTTTTGCCACGATTGTCAAAACCGTCTGGAGAAAAATCCATTGCGGATTCTCGATTGCAAACAGGATCACAATCATGAATTAATGAAATCTGCACCGTCGATTATTGATTATCTAAATGATGAATCGAAGGCATATTTTGAAAAGTTACAGAAGTATTTAACACAATTGGATATTGCGTTTGTAGTCGATCCGAACCTAGTTCGCGGTTTGGATTATTATAATCACACTGCTTTTGAAATAATGAGTGACGCAGAAGGCTTTGGAGCCATTACCACTTTATGCGGCGGCGGTCGGTATAACGGATTGGCCGAAGAAATGGGCGGACCAGAAACCCCTGGAATCGGTTTTGCCATGAGTATTGAACGCTTTCTAGCAGCACTAAATGCTGAAGGAATTGAGCTTGAAATCAATCAAGGTATTGATTGCTATATCGCTTCCCTTGGTGAAGAAGCCAAGGATTATACAGTAGGGCTTCTACAGAAACTGCGCCTTGCAGGTGTTTCCGCAGAAAGAGATTATTTAAATCGAAAAATCAAAGCACAATTTAAAGCAGCTGACCGACTGAATGCAAAATATGTTGCCGTTCTCGGTGACGACGAGCTTACGAACAATAAAATTAACCTTAAAAATATGGCTACAGGCGAGCAAGAAGAAATCGAGTTAACACGATTTGTGGAATATTTTCAAGAACTTAAGAGATAG